A region from the archaeon BMS3Bbin15 genome encodes:
- the mutS2 gene encoding endonuclease MutS2 → MGILKNIKGVGESLEKEIINAYGSEERALKELKSLNFTEFFYSDIKASRMQEIAREIYSEALNFDYVDLFGNSKAREIYSAILNAIKEEAVTPYAKIKVGLFAPVRHREEIERRHVTVRVAMSLVSALGDRVTEIKEALGMIKPFQKKSEGRIASQVIAVEDKELYNQLRDKYSSFIEIFLIERPEDFEYLRNYELVRYIQGDIGVTVNLLSGNFLTFYEFNESEVLPEIVIKGIIENLDSIKAIKKIAELMGGLNIKGLDIELMKSEAMEKIISILESLDSTQVRVFSEARDRLNQEVDERLRLANREIEERVEGAVALKGREVLKLLSGFQAGGAYEVIPEKVKEIIKDVAEKYEVEVASSLRLEKERIMFSGLFSYGYPLEISEEKLQEVSAWLEAEATRREFRAARDAASGIESYMQGVERSVNAVLELDFYLAIGSFALKYKATLPQVSESPALTFIDAMHLGLALEGKAEPVSYSVGASSIKLEGSEGERIAIITGANSGGKTTLLETIAQIQIAAQSGLPVLAEKVEFSILEKVYYFAKPQGTVSAGAFETLLRFFSDMAEKSEKSLILADELESVTEPGAAAIVLSAFIEWFAPRKDILLVMVTHLGEELMEVVKGKARIDGIEASGLDENLNLIVSRNPVLGKPAKSTPELIVEKLSRKEDKPFYEFLLKKFRAS, encoded by the coding sequence ATGGGAATTCTGAAGAATATTAAAGGAGTTGGAGAAAGTCTGGAGAAGGAGATTATCAATGCTTATGGCAGTGAAGAAAGGGCACTGAAAGAGCTTAAAAGTCTTAATTTCACAGAATTTTTTTACTCTGATATTAAAGCCTCCAGAATGCAGGAAATAGCAAGAGAAATTTATTCTGAAGCCCTTAACTTCGATTATGTTGACCTTTTTGGCAATTCAAAGGCAAGGGAAATTTATTCTGCAATTCTTAATGCAATTAAAGAGGAGGCTGTCACGCCCTATGCAAAAATAAAAGTTGGTTTATTTGCTCCAGTCAGACATAGAGAAGAAATAGAGAGAAGGCATGTCACTGTAAGGGTTGCGATGAGCCTTGTCTCAGCTCTGGGAGATAGAGTTACAGAGATTAAAGAAGCTCTTGGAATGATTAAACCATTCCAGAAAAAATCAGAAGGTAGAATTGCTTCTCAGGTGATAGCTGTTGAAGATAAGGAGCTTTATAATCAGCTAAGAGATAAATACAGTAGCTTTATTGAAATATTTCTAATAGAAAGACCTGAGGATTTTGAGTATCTGAGGAACTACGAGCTTGTGAGGTATATACAGGGTGATATAGGAGTTACTGTGAACCTGTTATCAGGCAATTTTCTCACCTTCTATGAATTTAATGAAAGTGAGGTTCTACCCGAGATTGTAATTAAGGGTATAATAGAGAATCTTGATTCAATCAAGGCTATTAAAAAAATTGCTGAACTCATGGGGGGGTTGAATATAAAAGGGCTTGATATAGAGCTAATGAAATCTGAAGCTATGGAAAAGATAATTTCAATTCTTGAAAGTCTGGATAGCACTCAGGTAAGGGTATTTTCTGAGGCAAGAGATAGGTTAAATCAGGAGGTTGATGAGCGTTTGAGACTTGCAAACAGGGAGATTGAAGAGAGAGTTGAGGGAGCAGTAGCGTTAAAGGGCAGGGAGGTTCTGAAGCTTCTTTCAGGCTTTCAGGCTGGTGGTGCCTATGAGGTTATTCCTGAGAAGGTAAAGGAGATAATTAAGGATGTGGCTGAAAAATATGAAGTTGAAGTTGCCAGTAGTTTGCGCCTTGAGAAAGAAAGAATAATGTTTTCAGGATTATTTAGCTATGGATATCCTCTGGAAATTTCAGAAGAAAAATTACAGGAAGTTTCTGCCTGGCTTGAGGCAGAGGCTACAAGGAGGGAGTTCAGAGCAGCCAGGGATGCTGCCTCTGGAATAGAAAGTTATATGCAGGGGGTGGAGAGGAGTGTGAATGCAGTTCTCGAGCTGGATTTCTACCTCGCCATAGGGAGCTTTGCACTGAAGTATAAAGCAACTCTGCCACAGGTTTCTGAAAGTCCTGCTCTAACTTTTATAGATGCAATGCATCTTGGTCTTGCCCTTGAAGGAAAAGCAGAACCTGTGAGCTATTCTGTAGGTGCATCCAGCATAAAGCTCGAAGGAAGTGAAGGAGAGAGAATTGCTATAATCACAGGAGCAAATTCAGGAGGAAAAACAACACTTTTAGAAACTATAGCACAGATACAGATTGCTGCTCAGAGCGGTCTGCCAGTTCTGGCAGAAAAGGTAGAGTTCTCTATTCTCGAAAAGGTTTACTACTTTGCCAAGCCTCAGGGAACGGTTAGCGCCGGGGCATTTGAAACACTCCTGAGGTTTTTCTCTGACATGGCTGAGAAGAGTGAGAAGAGCCTGATTCTTGCCGATGAGCTTGAATCAGTTACAGAGCCAGGGGCTGCTGCCATAGTGCTCAGTGCATTTATCGAGTGGTTTGCTCCAAGGAAGGATATTCTTCTTGTTATGGTAACTCATCTTGGCGAGGAGCTCATGGAAGTTGTAAAAGGTAAGGCAAGGATTGATGGAATAGAAGCTTCGGGCCTTGATGAGAATCTCAATCTTATTGTTTCGAGAAATCCTGTACTGGGTAAACCTGCAAAATCCACACCAGAGTTAATTGTGGAGAAGCTCAGTAGAAAAGAAGATAAGCCCTTTTATGAATTTCTTTTGAAGAAGTTTAGAGCTTCCTGA
- the cofC gene encoding 2-phospho-L-lactate guanylyltransferase: protein MVVFALIPVKEPGESKTRLSPYLGREERSGLVKAMLSDVLNALDGLVVPLIITSADIEVEGCHILKEEKSQGLTRAVEKGKKYALEHGAEAIIFIPADTPLISKRNIEDIISLGRKHMLIISPARKGGVGIIYKRPPDLLSEHFSSTTFPDIVNIAERRGLKCYIYDSFYVSLDIDKKEDVIEFFHHGKGTATYAFLEKFRHRFISE from the coding sequence ATGGTTGTATTTGCTCTAATTCCGGTGAAGGAGCCGGGTGAATCTAAGACAAGACTCTCGCCCTATTTGGGCAGAGAGGAGAGGTCAGGGCTGGTAAAAGCCATGCTCAGTGATGTATTGAATGCTCTCGACGGTCTGGTGGTGCCTCTGATAATCACATCTGCGGATATTGAAGTTGAGGGCTGCCATATACTGAAGGAAGAAAAGAGTCAGGGTTTAACCCGGGCGGTTGAAAAAGGTAAAAAATATGCGCTTGAGCATGGGGCCGAAGCAATAATTTTTATTCCTGCTGATACCCCTCTCATCAGTAAGCGAAATATTGAGGATATCATCAGTCTGGGAAGAAAGCATATGCTTATTATCTCACCTGCAAGAAAGGGTGGTGTGGGAATAATTTACAAGAGGCCACCTGATTTGTTATCCGAACACTTCAGCAGCACAACTTTTCCTGACATAGTAAATATTGCTGAAAGAAGAGGATTGAAGTGTTATATATATGACTCATTTTATGTCTCTCTCGATATTGATAAAAAGGAAGATGTGATAGAATTCTTCCACCATGGTAAAGGTACTGCAACTTACGCATTTCTTGAAAAGTTCAGGCATAGGTTTATAAGTGAGTAA
- the mucD gene encoding putative periplasmic serine endoprotease DegP-like precursor, producing MKFKGYLIAGFSGGLIASIFIIFFLMYHPIPLAGGNSAFLYINGSRMQVSGLNDKNVNLYIINGQDMRDEIIPKIFKETLPSVVHITSTLKNTSIHPFPINSSGSGIILTSNGYILTNNHVIISQTKSTVVLYNGKEYKANLIGRDPITDIAIIKIPATNLKPAHLGNSSKLQIGVAAIAIGNPFRFTNTLTVGVISALNRSFRTNGGYVIYNAIQTDAAINPGNSGGPLLNLKGEVIGINTAIFSTTAAFQGIGLAIPINNAKKVAQDIITIGRVPRAWMGITGKDFTHKLDENTSINAGALVVSVDPRGPSYGILRGNNGTFGKKNFTLGDIIVEIDGRKIRDMNDVIQVVLSHKIGDKIKVKFFREGKLYEAEITMAERPKNL from the coding sequence ATGAAATTCAAGGGGTACCTTATTGCTGGCTTTTCTGGTGGGCTGATTGCCAGTATTTTTATTATATTTTTCCTGATGTATCATCCAATTCCCCTTGCAGGAGGAAATTCTGCATTTTTATACATAAATGGTAGCAGGATGCAGGTCAGCGGATTAAATGATAAAAATGTAAATCTTTACATAATCAACGGACAGGACATGAGAGATGAAATAATTCCAAAGATTTTTAAGGAAACTCTCCCAAGTGTTGTGCATATAACATCTACTCTCAAAAATACAAGTATTCATCCATTTCCTATCAATAGTTCCGGTTCGGGGATAATTCTTACCAGTAACGGTTATATCCTTACAAATAATCATGTAATAATCAGTCAAACCAAATCTACTGTTGTGCTCTACAACGGTAAGGAGTACAAGGCTAATTTGATTGGAAGAGACCCCATAACTGATATCGCTATAATCAAGATTCCAGCCACAAATCTAAAGCCAGCACATCTGGGTAACTCTTCAAAGCTACAGATAGGTGTAGCTGCAATAGCTATAGGCAATCCCTTCAGATTTACAAACACCCTGACAGTCGGAGTTATAAGTGCCCTGAATAGAAGTTTCAGGACAAATGGAGGTTATGTTATCTATAACGCAATTCAGACTGATGCTGCTATTAACCCTGGAAATAGCGGTGGTCCCCTTCTCAACCTTAAAGGAGAAGTTATAGGTATAAATACTGCAATTTTTTCAACAACAGCGGCTTTTCAGGGAATAGGACTTGCTATTCCGATTAATAATGCTAAAAAGGTTGCTCAGGATATTATAACGATAGGCAGGGTTCCCAGGGCATGGATGGGAATAACAGGAAAAGATTTTACACATAAGCTTGATGAAAATACAAGCATAAATGCAGGTGCACTCGTTGTATCGGTTGACCCGAGAGGACCTTCCTATGGTATTCTCAGGGGAAACAATGGCACCTTTGGCAAGAAAAACTTTACACTTGGCGATATTATTGTTGAGATAGACGGCAGAAAAATCAGGGATATGAACGATGTTATACAGGTTGTGCTGAGCCACAAAATTGGAGACAAAATAAAGGTGAAGTTCTTCAGAGAAGGTAAATTATATGAAGCCGAGATTACCATGGCTGAAAGACCAAAAAACCTGTAG
- the vspIM gene encoding modification methylase VspI codes for MKFLFFLSGEHPTLPQSEVKALLKAQGIDYSVVEIEEQVLVIEAEAEIEDIRNLTEKLALTHSIGRLLFSCDYDEIEEQNYNYKFKGSFCVRIWRIGSVSVKASYLERYIGGRIADYGKKVDLKKHENLFIGIAGKKFYLSEHLASVPRGEFEKRRAHLRPYYRPGAMHPRLSRAIVNLTGIKAGEFLCDPFCGGGGFLIEAGLIGAKVYGFDIDDKAIKGAERNLKYAGIYDFNLEVEDILKLEGYNEYFHAIVSDPPYGISSSTGGLKKEELYNRAIEKIYKMLKPQRYACFIIPLGDELENLEGFKVVEKHYLKVHRSLTRVIMVMKKWK; via the coding sequence ATGAAGTTCCTCTTTTTCCTTTCCGGTGAGCATCCAACTCTTCCTCAATCAGAGGTGAAGGCTCTCCTTAAAGCTCAGGGTATAGATTACTCTGTTGTGGAGATTGAGGAGCAGGTGCTTGTTATTGAGGCAGAAGCAGAGATAGAAGATATCAGAAATTTAACTGAAAAACTTGCTCTAACTCATAGTATTGGGAGGCTTCTTTTTTCCTGCGACTATGATGAAATAGAGGAGCAGAATTATAACTACAAATTTAAAGGAAGCTTCTGTGTGAGAATATGGAGGATAGGTAGTGTCAGTGTTAAGGCGAGCTATCTTGAGAGATATATCGGCGGGAGAATAGCAGATTATGGTAAGAAAGTTGACCTGAAGAAACATGAAAACCTCTTTATCGGTATAGCAGGGAAAAAGTTTTACCTGAGTGAACATCTTGCATCTGTACCCAGAGGTGAATTTGAGAAAAGAAGGGCACATCTTAGACCTTATTATAGACCCGGGGCAATGCATCCAAGACTGAGCCGGGCAATTGTAAACCTCACGGGAATTAAGGCAGGAGAATTTCTGTGTGACCCCTTCTGTGGAGGAGGAGGCTTTTTAATTGAAGCAGGTCTCATAGGTGCTAAAGTTTATGGTTTTGATATAGATGACAAAGCTATAAAAGGGGCAGAGAGGAACCTTAAATATGCAGGTATATATGATTTCAACCTTGAGGTTGAGGATATACTTAAACTGGAAGGCTATAATGAATATTTTCATGCTATAGTTTCCGACCCTCCCTATGGAATCTCATCCAGTACAGGAGGACTTAAAAAAGAGGAACTTTATAATAGAGCTATTGAGAAGATATATAAAATGTTAAAGCCACAGCGTTATGCCTGCTTTATTATTCCTCTTGGAGACGAGCTTGAGAATTTGGAAGGATTTAAGGTTGTGGAGAAGCATTATTTAAAAGTGCATAGAAGCCTTACAAGAGTTATAATGGTGATGAAAAAATGGAAATAG
- the rnz gene encoding ribonuclease Z yields the protein MEIVFLGTSAAMPTKYRNHSAIALLNDGEVILLDCGEGTQRQLIRAKVNYMHISRIFITHLHGDHFLGLPGLIQTMGFSGRDKPLEIFGPEGIEGLMENIFSMGYYEKNFEIKVNELEETVIAEEKNYEIEAFKVEHSIPAFGIFFREKKGRRFLRKKAEEFGIPPGPLYKKLQNGEPVEFNGKVIIPEMVLGKPREGFKVLYTGDTRPLEKIMRRCRGAVLIHDSTFSGKLQENAIETLHSTSIEAADTAKKGGAKALFLTHISPRYKDATPLLEEARKIFENSFLSEDLMRVNLGELV from the coding sequence ATGGAAATAGTATTCCTTGGAACTTCTGCAGCAATGCCAACAAAGTATAGAAACCACTCTGCTATTGCTCTGCTAAATGATGGTGAGGTTATCCTGCTGGATTGTGGTGAGGGTACCCAGAGGCAGTTGATAAGAGCAAAGGTGAACTATATGCACATTTCAAGAATTTTTATAACTCATCTGCATGGCGACCATTTTCTAGGGTTACCTGGACTGATTCAGACTATGGGCTTCTCTGGCAGAGATAAACCTCTTGAAATTTTTGGACCAGAGGGGATAGAAGGTCTCATGGAAAATATTTTTTCTATGGGTTACTATGAGAAAAACTTTGAAATTAAGGTTAATGAGCTTGAGGAGACAGTTATAGCTGAGGAAAAAAATTATGAAATTGAAGCCTTTAAAGTTGAGCACTCGATTCCAGCTTTTGGAATATTTTTCAGAGAAAAGAAGGGTAGAAGGTTTCTGAGAAAGAAAGCAGAGGAATTTGGAATCCCTCCTGGCCCTCTATATAAGAAGCTCCAGAATGGAGAACCAGTTGAGTTCAATGGTAAGGTAATTATACCTGAGATGGTGCTGGGAAAACCAAGAGAAGGTTTTAAGGTACTTTACACCGGAGACACAAGGCCACTGGAAAAAATAATGCGAAGGTGCAGAGGTGCAGTCCTCATCCACGATTCTACATTTTCAGGAAAGCTCCAGGAGAATGCTATAGAAACTCTACATTCAACTTCCATAGAGGCGGCAGATACAGCGAAGAAAGGTGGAGCAAAGGCGCTTTTTCTCACTCATATTTCTCCAAGATATAAGGATGCCACTCCCCTTCTGGAGGAGGCCAGGAAAATATTTGAGAACTCCTTCCTGAGTGAAGACTTAATGAGAGTGAATCTGGGAGAGCTTGTTTAG
- a CDS encoding transcriptional regulator PadR-like family protein: MPMKRLEKRTTREILWIYILKLLRHREMYAYEIRKELQENFGFSPAVVTSYVVLYRLEKEGYVKSIPRGDKKYYRITENGNKLFIQGLNYLKSIVEKLDG, encoded by the coding sequence ATGCCAATGAAAAGACTTGAAAAGAGAACAACACGTGAGATACTGTGGATTTATATTCTGAAGCTTCTCAGACATAGGGAGATGTATGCCTACGAGATAAGAAAAGAACTTCAGGAAAACTTCGGGTTTTCTCCTGCCGTTGTAACATCATATGTTGTGCTCTACCGTCTTGAAAAGGAAGGCTATGTGAAATCTATTCCAAGAGGAGACAAGAAATATTACAGGATAACTGAAAATGGGAATAAACTTTTCATTCAGGGCTTAAACTACCTGAAAAGTATTGTTGAAAAGCTTGATGGATAA
- the ino1_1 gene encoding inositol-3-phosphate synthase, whose protein sequence is MSKVRVAIIGAGNCASSLVQGVEFYKDAREDEFIPGIMHANIGGYHIGDIEFIAAFDVNKNKVGKDLSEAIFTKPNNTIKFSDVSEMGVEVQKGELFDGIGKYLSEVIDVSLEKPVNIAEVLEESRADVVINYLPVGSEKAARFYAEEAMKAGCAFVNCIPVFIAKNEKWRKKFEDANVPIIGDDIKSQVGATITHRVLTRLFRDRGVKLRRTSQLNVGGNTDFYNMLERERLESKKISKTTAVTSMLDYNMGDDNVHIGPSDYVAWLTDRKWAYIRLEGEGFGGVPLNIEFKLEVWDSPNSAGVVIDAVRCARLAMDRGVSGALAAPSAYFMKSPPWQYNDDIARQMVEDFIGGN, encoded by the coding sequence ATGAGTAAAGTTAGAGTTGCAATAATAGGTGCCGGGAACTGTGCCTCATCGCTTGTACAGGGTGTTGAATTCTATAAAGATGCAAGGGAAGATGAGTTCATTCCTGGTATTATGCATGCAAATATCGGCGGTTATCATATTGGGGATATTGAATTTATTGCTGCTTTTGATGTTAACAAAAATAAGGTTGGTAAAGATTTAAGTGAAGCAATCTTTACAAAGCCAAATAATACTATAAAATTTTCAGATGTCTCAGAAATGGGCGTTGAAGTGCAGAAAGGTGAGTTATTTGACGGGATAGGAAAATATCTTTCAGAGGTTATTGATGTATCTCTGGAAAAGCCTGTCAATATAGCTGAGGTTCTTGAGGAAAGTAGGGCTGATGTGGTTATCAATTATCTGCCTGTGGGTAGTGAAAAAGCTGCCCGCTTTTATGCCGAAGAAGCTATGAAGGCAGGGTGTGCCTTTGTAAACTGTATCCCGGTTTTTATAGCAAAAAATGAAAAATGGAGAAAGAAGTTTGAAGATGCAAATGTTCCAATAATAGGTGATGACATTAAATCCCAGGTGGGGGCAACAATAACTCATAGGGTTTTAACAAGGCTTTTTAGAGACAGGGGTGTTAAGCTACGTAGGACCTCCCAGCTCAATGTTGGTGGTAATACTGACTTTTATAATATGCTTGAGAGGGAGCGTCTTGAAAGTAAAAAGATTTCAAAAACGACTGCAGTAACGTCAATGCTGGACTATAATATGGGTGACGATAATGTACATATAGGGCCAAGTGATTATGTGGCCTGGCTAACTGATAGAAAATGGGCATATATTCGTCTTGAAGGCGAGGGTTTCGGAGGTGTTCCATTGAATATTGAATTCAAGCTTGAAGTGTGGGATTCTCCAAACAGTGCAGGTGTTGTGATAGACGCTGTAAGATGTGCCAGACTGGCTATGGACAGAGGTGTATCCGGGGCACTTGCTGCACCTTCAGCATATTTTATGAAATCTCCTCCCTGGCAGTATAATGATGACATAGCCAGGCAGATGGTGGAGGATTTCATTGGTGGTAATTGA
- a CDS encoding major Facilitator Superfamily protein — MPERTNAIIFLAFSGAMASAIFMPNYSELININRFGIGIIGFAYGIAIFVSSYHFGRVSDYSSRKKLVSIGLALATLFYFLQIFAGSALILFTVRFFAGFSMGIFIPALTAYTYDTGGKLGNFSSYGSLGWAFGSLISGAVAQLGRGYFHEEFAYKLVFITSSLLFLIAFFISINLPDIKFKAIRVPLFPLNLVRRNSHIYIANFLRNLGANAIWIIFPLYLMTLGANPAWIGIIYLVNTVSQFIIMNKLDSGIAERFVAFGLTLSTFVFLTFTLVPNFLFFLPVQIALAASYSLVSVGSLRYLAENNREKATSVGILSSSTSLAIALGPLIGGAISQLYSFKATMYFAAITTAVGLIIYLNGFYYKRASPDYQN, encoded by the coding sequence ATGCCCGAGAGAACAAATGCAATAATATTTCTTGCATTTTCTGGGGCTATGGCTTCAGCAATATTTATGCCAAACTATTCAGAGCTGATTAATATAAATCGTTTTGGAATAGGTATAATAGGTTTTGCCTATGGTATAGCAATTTTCGTCTCTTCATATCACTTTGGGAGGGTCTCAGACTATAGCAGCAGAAAGAAACTTGTTTCTATTGGCCTTGCCCTTGCCACTCTATTTTACTTCCTTCAGATTTTTGCAGGTTCTGCTTTAATTCTGTTCACAGTGCGTTTTTTTGCAGGTTTTTCAATGGGAATTTTTATCCCGGCACTCACAGCCTACACATATGATACAGGAGGAAAACTTGGCAACTTTTCATCATATGGGTCTCTGGGTTGGGCTTTTGGAAGTTTGATTTCTGGTGCTGTTGCTCAGCTTGGAAGAGGATATTTTCATGAAGAATTTGCATATAAACTTGTTTTTATCACAAGTTCGTTATTATTCTTAATAGCTTTCTTTATTTCTATAAATCTTCCGGATATTAAATTTAAGGCAATAAGGGTACCCCTTTTTCCGCTGAACCTTGTGAGACGAAATTCCCATATATATATAGCCAACTTTCTACGTAATCTTGGGGCCAACGCGATATGGATAATATTCCCGCTTTATCTGATGACTCTCGGGGCAAATCCTGCCTGGATAGGAATTATATATCTGGTGAATACAGTCTCCCAGTTTATAATAATGAATAAGCTGGACTCTGGCATTGCTGAGAGATTTGTGGCTTTTGGCTTAACTCTGAGCACCTTTGTATTTCTAACATTTACTCTGGTTCCAAATTTCCTTTTCTTTCTTCCTGTTCAGATTGCTCTGGCAGCTTCTTACTCTCTGGTATCTGTGGGTTCTCTGCGTTACCTGGCTGAAAACAACAGGGAAAAAGCAACAAGTGTGGGAATATTGAGCTCGTCCACCAGCCTTGCCATAGCTCTTGGCCCATTAATTGGAGGAGCAATATCTCAGCTATATAGTTTTAAGGCGACAATGTACTTTGCAGCTATCACCACTGCCGTGGGACTTATTATCTATCTGAACGGTTTTTATTATAAACGCGCCAGTCCTGATTATCAAAATTAG
- the afsQ1_1 gene encoding transcriptional regulatory protein AfsQ1 produces the protein MAKILTIDDEPGINDLLKIMLKKGGHETIQALSGEEGIEILKKEKVDLVLLDVMMFGIDGWETLRQIRENEATKDVPVIMVTVRGAEIDKEESFSKKADAHITKPIVMEQLLRTVDWVLKQAKRRSTA, from the coding sequence ATGGCAAAGATTCTCACTATTGATGATGAACCCGGAATTAATGACCTCCTTAAAATTATGCTTAAGAAGGGGGGTCATGAAACTATTCAGGCACTTAGTGGAGAGGAAGGTATTGAAATACTTAAAAAAGAGAAAGTTGACCTTGTGCTTCTGGATGTTATGATGTTTGGTATTGATGGCTGGGAAACTCTAAGGCAGATAAGAGAAAATGAGGCAACTAAAGACGTGCCTGTAATAATGGTAACTGTAAGAGGTGCTGAAATAGATAAAGAAGAAAGTTTCTCAAAGAAGGCTGATGCCCACATTACAAAGCCAATAGTAATGGAACAGCTTCTAAGAACTGTTGACTGGGTTTTGAA